From the Entomomonas sp. E2T0 genome, one window contains:
- a CDS encoding DUF4124 domain-containing protein, whose protein sequence is MKKITLVSVLLVAVSTVCAQQMYQWRDAQDKVHYTDNPVEAKQKQASIIEKDQLKKINMIPAQSSTEDISYRRQQEAYMLQQQRELSDQRERIREQCEKEYNRLQNIKKDPPRMVDINSDGSRHYYSDEEIQAFVQKRELEYSQNCSNY, encoded by the coding sequence ATGAAAAAGATAACACTAGTGAGTGTGTTGTTAGTAGCTGTTAGTACAGTGTGCGCACAGCAAATGTACCAATGGCGAGACGCTCAAGATAAAGTGCATTACACAGATAATCCAGTAGAAGCTAAACAAAAACAAGCTAGTATTATCGAAAAAGATCAACTTAAGAAAATAAATATGATTCCTGCACAAAGTTCTACGGAAGACATATCTTATCGTCGTCAACAAGAAGCATATATGCTTCAACAGCAAAGAGAGCTGTCTGATCAACGTGAGAGGATTCGAGAGCAATGTGAAAAGGAATATAATCGCTTACAGAATATTAAGAAAGATCCTCCAAGAATGGTAGATATTAATAGTGATGGCTCTAGACATTATTATAGTGATGAAGAAATTCAGGCTTTTGTTCAAAAACGTGAATTAGAATATAGCCAAAATTGTAGTAATTATTAA
- the galE gene encoding UDP-glucose 4-epimerase GalE has translation MISTVLVTGGAGYIGSHTCVLLLEAGYSVIVIDNLSNSNYEAISRVQKITGKTIHFIEGDVRDRSILDKIFAQYTVDAVIHFAGLKSVSESIQKPIEYYDNNINSTLVLCQAMRKAQVKNLVFSSSATVYGDPQGKPAKEDFPVGGTTNPYGTSKLMLEQILTDIYQADNSWNIALLRYFNPVGAHPSGLIGEDPTGIPNNLMPYIAQVAVGLRPYLNIYGDDYATHDGTGVRDYIHVMDLAKGHVNALQWLQTKPGIRPINLGTGVGYSVLDMLHAFEKACGKKLDYKIIERRAGDVAICYSDSSLAKELLNWQTQYSLEDMCKDTWYWQSNNPNGYK, from the coding sequence ATGATATCAACAGTATTAGTAACTGGAGGCGCAGGTTATATAGGCTCACATACTTGTGTATTGCTACTAGAAGCAGGTTATTCTGTGATAGTAATAGATAATCTGAGTAATAGTAATTATGAAGCTATTAGCCGAGTGCAAAAAATCACGGGCAAAACCATTCACTTTATAGAAGGTGATGTTAGAGATAGAAGTATTTTAGACAAAATATTTGCACAATATACTGTTGATGCAGTTATTCATTTTGCTGGGTTAAAGTCAGTATCTGAGTCTATTCAAAAACCCATTGAATACTATGATAATAATATAAACAGTACCCTAGTATTGTGCCAAGCAATGCGAAAGGCACAAGTAAAGAATTTGGTATTTAGTTCGTCCGCTACCGTGTATGGTGATCCTCAAGGTAAACCAGCTAAAGAAGATTTTCCTGTAGGGGGAACAACTAACCCCTATGGTACATCCAAATTAATGTTGGAGCAGATATTAACGGATATTTATCAAGCTGATAATAGTTGGAATATTGCACTGTTACGCTATTTTAACCCTGTTGGCGCTCATCCTAGTGGTTTAATTGGTGAAGATCCAACAGGTATCCCTAATAATCTTATGCCTTATATTGCACAAGTAGCAGTTGGCTTGCGGCCTTATCTTAATATTTATGGTGATGATTATGCTACCCATGATGGCACAGGAGTAAGAGACTACATTCATGTGATGGATTTAGCTAAAGGTCATGTTAATGCATTGCAATGGCTACAAACTAAACCGGGTATCAGACCTATTAATTTGGGAACTGGGGTAGGTTATAGTGTTTTAGATATGTTGCATGCATTTGAAAAAGCGTGTGGGAAAAAGCTAGACTATAAGATCATAGAGCGTAGAGCGGGCGATGTAGCTATTTGCTACTCTGATTCAAGCTTAGCTAAAGAGCTATTAAATTGGCAAACTCAATACAGCCTAGAAGATATGTGCAAGGATACTTGGTATTGGCAATCGAATAATCCAAATGGCTATAAATAG
- the metR gene encoding transcriptional regulator MetR, producing the protein MLEVRHLKSLYALRETDSLVEAAERLHLTQSALSHQFKELEERLGLQLFVRKSKPVRFTSAGLRLLSLADEVLPQLRSAERDIARLSGGTAGRLHMAIECHSCFQWLMPTIDQFRDAWPEVELDLASGFAFAPLPALARGDLDLVITANPMQLSGIMYVPLFTYEAMLAVANQHPLANKTFIEPEDLKSEILITYPVEHDKLDIFTQFLDPADIEPLSVRVSEMTVMMVQLVASNRGVCCLPNWALHEYSSRGYVKAKRLGEKGLQATLYAGIREDMFDAPFMQDFLLTAKDTSFSTLEGVSMVKQDN; encoded by the coding sequence ATGTTAGAAGTCCGTCATTTAAAAAGCCTCTATGCTTTACGAGAAACGGATAGTTTAGTAGAAGCAGCAGAGCGCTTACACTTAACACAATCAGCATTATCACATCAATTTAAAGAATTAGAAGAGCGTTTAGGCTTACAATTATTTGTTAGAAAATCGAAACCTGTACGTTTTACCAGCGCAGGACTAAGGTTGCTATCATTAGCAGATGAGGTCTTACCTCAATTGCGAAGTGCTGAACGTGATATAGCAAGACTTTCTGGTGGCACAGCGGGTCGTCTACATATGGCTATTGAGTGCCATAGCTGTTTTCAGTGGCTAATGCCTACCATAGATCAATTTAGAGATGCATGGCCAGAAGTCGAACTTGATTTAGCTTCAGGATTTGCTTTTGCTCCTTTGCCAGCATTGGCAAGAGGGGATCTAGATTTAGTGATTACAGCAAATCCTATGCAGTTATCAGGAATTATGTATGTGCCTCTCTTTACCTATGAAGCAATGTTAGCAGTAGCTAATCAACATCCATTAGCGAATAAAACATTTATTGAACCAGAAGATTTAAAAAGTGAGATATTAATTACTTATCCAGTAGAACATGATAAGTTGGATATCTTTACTCAATTTTTAGATCCTGCTGATATAGAGCCATTATCTGTAAGAGTGAGTGAAATGACCGTGATGATGGTGCAGTTAGTTGCTTCTAATCGAGGGGTATGTTGTTTACCTAATTGGGCTTTACATGAATATAGTAGCCGTGGTTACGTAAAAGCTAAGCGTTTAGGTGAAAAGGGATTACAGGCAACACTTTATGCAGGCATTAGAGAAGATATGTTTGATGCACCCTTTATGCAGGATTTTTTATTAACAGCAAAAGATACCTCTTTTTCGACACTAGAAGGGGTCAGTATGGTTAAGCAGGATAATTAA
- a CDS encoding NAD-dependent succinate-semialdehyde dehydrogenase, whose amino-acid sequence MSIAVQLFIDGKWCDAKSGKKIDIINPATEEVIGQLAHAEQEDLDLALSAAEKGLQVWSEISAFERYKLMRKAANLLRERATDIAAKMTEEQGKPSAQAKGEVLSGADVIDWFAEEGRRAYGQIVPAREEGVCQLQIKEPVGIVAAFTPWNFPINQVVRKLSAALAAGCSIIVKAPEETPISPAELIKAFADAGIPEGVINLVYGVPADISNYLIPHPLVRKISFTGSTAVGKQLAAMAGQHMKLATMELGGHAPVIVCEDADLDIAVKQMCIYKYSNAGQVCISPTRFLIHSSIYDQFVERFVDGARKIKVGKGSEQDTKMGPLANERRIPTLERLIKDATDKGAKLLLGGKPIAGKGYFFEPTVLGNVPLAADIMSEEPFGPIALMCSFDTIDEAIKEANRLPYGLAAYAYTQSLATATLLAKKIQSGMLTINHLGLAYPEVHFGGIKDSGYGTEGGSEAINCYLQTKLVTQKAF is encoded by the coding sequence ATGAGTATAGCTGTACAGTTATTTATAGATGGTAAATGGTGTGATGCTAAGTCAGGCAAAAAAATTGATATTATTAATCCAGCAACAGAAGAAGTTATTGGTCAGCTAGCGCACGCAGAACAAGAAGACTTAGATTTAGCATTAAGTGCAGCAGAAAAAGGTTTACAGGTGTGGAGTGAAATATCTGCTTTTGAACGTTATAAGTTAATGCGTAAAGCCGCTAATTTATTACGAGAAAGAGCAACAGATATAGCAGCAAAAATGACAGAAGAGCAAGGTAAACCATCAGCCCAAGCAAAAGGTGAGGTATTATCGGGTGCTGATGTAATTGATTGGTTTGCCGAGGAAGGTCGCCGTGCTTATGGGCAGATAGTTCCTGCACGTGAAGAGGGTGTTTGCCAATTACAAATAAAAGAGCCTGTAGGTATTGTAGCCGCTTTTACACCGTGGAATTTTCCTATTAATCAAGTGGTGCGTAAGCTTTCAGCAGCATTGGCCGCAGGTTGTTCTATTATTGTAAAAGCACCAGAGGAAACGCCTATCTCGCCAGCGGAGTTAATAAAGGCATTTGCTGATGCTGGTATTCCAGAGGGTGTTATTAATTTAGTGTATGGTGTTCCTGCCGATATTTCTAATTATCTGATACCTCATCCATTAGTACGTAAAATTTCATTCACAGGATCAACAGCAGTGGGTAAACAATTAGCCGCTATGGCTGGACAACATATGAAATTAGCAACAATGGAGCTGGGAGGGCATGCACCTGTTATCGTTTGTGAGGATGCTGATTTAGATATAGCAGTTAAACAAATGTGTATTTATAAATATAGTAATGCGGGACAGGTATGTATATCTCCCACTCGTTTTTTAATTCATTCTAGTATTTATGATCAGTTTGTAGAGCGTTTTGTTGATGGAGCTCGTAAGATTAAAGTAGGTAAGGGAAGTGAACAAGATACTAAAATGGGACCTTTGGCGAATGAGCGTCGTATACCAACTTTAGAACGTTTAATTAAAGATGCTACAGATAAGGGCGCTAAATTATTATTAGGAGGTAAACCCATTGCAGGTAAAGGATATTTCTTTGAACCAACGGTATTGGGCAATGTACCACTTGCAGCTGATATTATGTCTGAAGAACCATTTGGTCCTATTGCATTAATGTGTAGTTTTGATACGATTGATGAAGCCATAAAAGAAGCGAATCGTTTGCCTTATGGTCTAGCGGCATATGCTTATACACAAAGCTTAGCGACAGCTACATTATTGGCTAAAAAAATACAATCTGGTATGTTGACTATTAACCATCTAGGCTTAGCTTATCCAGAAGTGCACTTCGGTGGAATTAAAGATTCAGGCTATGGTACTGAAGGTGGTAGTGAAGCAATTAATTGTTATTTACAAACAAAGTTAGTTACCCAAAAAGCCTTTTAA
- a CDS encoding type VI secretion protein, which translates to MAKYWVLLLSFITLLSCEQKNTPTDTNKMSPKTNSPSYKTNATNSAWTTKTQNTNKGMIYSASLPASMIDTSFGNPITLNILCNQGATELTINWGQHVPRGSKMSVYLQTDTQQFANTEWRYLKDTATAYAYQPYDILPSLIKSNKLTVRTTFFQGSIATAKFDLSGVTQAVKDIRKACYW; encoded by the coding sequence ATGGCAAAATATTGGGTACTCTTACTTAGTTTTATTACTTTACTAAGCTGTGAACAAAAAAATACGCCTACAGATACCAATAAAATGTCACCAAAAACTAACAGTCCTAGTTATAAAACAAATGCCACCAACAGTGCATGGACTACAAAAACTCAAAATACAAATAAAGGTATGATTTATTCAGCCTCTCTACCTGCCTCAATGATCGATACTAGCTTTGGCAATCCTATAACACTAAATATTCTCTGCAATCAAGGAGCTACTGAACTTACTATTAACTGGGGACAACATGTACCCCGTGGCAGTAAAATGTCTGTTTACTTACAAACAGACACCCAACAATTTGCTAACACTGAATGGCGATATCTTAAAGACACTGCAACAGCTTATGCTTATCAACCATACGATATTCTACCTTCACTCATTAAATCGAATAAACTAACTGTACGCACTACTTTCTTTCAAGGTAGTATTGCTACAGCAAAATTTGATCTATCTGGCGTTACTCAAGCAGTTAAAGATATCCGCAAAGCTTGTTATTGGTAA
- the ubiG gene encoding bifunctional 2-polyprenyl-6-hydroxyphenol methylase/3-demethylubiquinol 3-O-methyltransferase UbiG encodes MSNNNVDNAEIAKFEALASRWWDRESEFKPLHDINPLRINWIEEHISLAGKKVLDVGCGGGILSEGMAKRGAIVTGIDMGDAPLSVAKLHQLESQVAVEYFKSTAEAFAEEHAGEYDIVTCLEMIEHVPDPSSVIRACRKLVKPNGYIFLSTINRNPKSYLFAIVGAEYVLRLLPRGTHDYQKFVKPSELGLWCREAGLDVQDMIGLVYNPLSKTYKLAGDVSVNYMIQTQRVD; translated from the coding sequence ATGAGTAATAATAATGTAGATAATGCAGAAATAGCTAAGTTTGAGGCATTAGCTAGTCGTTGGTGGGATCGTGAGAGCGAATTTAAACCATTGCATGATATTAATCCGTTACGTATTAATTGGATTGAAGAACATATTAGTTTAGCAGGTAAAAAAGTGTTAGATGTTGGCTGTGGTGGTGGTATTCTTAGCGAAGGTATGGCTAAGCGTGGCGCCATAGTAACAGGTATTGATATGGGTGATGCTCCTTTATCAGTAGCAAAGTTACACCAGTTAGAATCTCAAGTTGCTGTTGAATATTTTAAAAGTACAGCAGAAGCTTTTGCTGAAGAGCATGCTGGGGAATATGATATTGTCACTTGTTTAGAAATGATAGAACATGTTCCTGATCCATCCTCTGTGATTAGAGCTTGTCGTAAACTTGTGAAACCTAATGGTTATATATTCTTGTCTACCATTAATCGTAATCCAAAATCTTATTTATTCGCAATAGTGGGCGCTGAATATGTACTTCGCTTATTACCAAGGGGTACACATGATTATCAGAAGTTTGTTAAGCCTTCTGAGTTAGGTTTATGGTGTCGTGAAGCAGGTTTAGATGTGCAAGATATGATTGGTCTAGTTTATAACCCACTATCTAAGACATATAAATTAGCTGGAGATGTCAGTGTAAATTATATGATTCAAACACAGCGTGTTGATTAA
- a CDS encoding HAD family hydrolase, whose protein sequence is MKFEAILFDMDGTVLDSAPDFIAISQQMLNKHGLAAVDDEKIRQVVSGGAKAMVVAAFDITEDDPQFESLRLEFLDLYLHSCAVHSHLYKGIDKLLTDIEKAGIKWGIVTNKPIRFAEPILERLGLTKRCAVLVCPEHVDCCKPSPEPLLLAAEQLAIDPRTILYVGDDKRDIDSGNAAGCKTLAVCYGYVHPQDNPHNWGAGAVVNTVAELQQVIDRAICGC, encoded by the coding sequence ATGAAGTTTGAGGCTATATTATTTGATATGGATGGTACAGTATTAGATTCTGCTCCAGACTTTATAGCTATTAGCCAACAGATGTTGAATAAGCATGGCTTAGCAGCAGTAGATGATGAAAAAATTAGGCAGGTGGTATCAGGTGGCGCCAAAGCAATGGTTGTGGCAGCTTTTGATATTACAGAAGATGATCCACAGTTTGAATCATTGCGTTTGGAGTTCTTAGATCTCTATTTACATTCCTGTGCAGTACATTCTCACTTATATAAAGGAATTGATAAGTTATTAACTGATATTGAGAAAGCGGGCATAAAATGGGGAATTGTTACTAATAAGCCTATAAGGTTTGCTGAACCTATTTTAGAACGTTTAGGTTTAACCAAACGGTGTGCAGTCTTAGTATGTCCTGAACATGTAGACTGCTGTAAACCTAGTCCTGAACCTTTATTATTGGCAGCTGAGCAATTGGCGATTGATCCACGCACTATCTTGTATGTGGGAGATGATAAGCGCGATATTGATTCAGGTAATGCAGCAGGTTGTAAAACATTAGCTGTTTGTTATGGTTATGTCCATCCGCAGGATAATCCTCATAATTGGGGAGCAGGTGCTGTTGTCAATACTGTTGCAGAGCTACAACAGGTGATTGATAGGGCAATTTGTGGTTGCTAA
- a CDS encoding glycerol dehydrogenase, whose product MISTSVFPSRYVQGRGALNLLGEELARFGKKALLLLDPFVDDNFHQQVEKACASHVSCVFERFAGECCDEEINRLIAQSKDNIPDVVVGMGGGKTIDTAKYLADSINRPVVVVPTLASTDAPCSGLAVVYTTTGEYKRAVTFKENPRLVLVDSQIVAQAPARFLVSGMGDALATWFEAEDCYISNSPNMTGRKGSFTAYNLANFCYETLLEYGVLAVQAVKRQVVTPALERVIEANTLLSGLGFESGGLSGAHAIHNGFTALEPTHHYWHGEKVAFGTLSLLMLTDRSPDVIDEAYSFCEAVGLPTTLADIGLTNVTQEELLKVAQLACAEGETIFNIATEINPQTVLAAICAADEEGKRRKGK is encoded by the coding sequence ATGATTTCTACTTCAGTTTTTCCTTCACGTTATGTACAAGGTAGAGGGGCTCTAAACTTATTAGGTGAAGAGCTTGCAAGGTTTGGTAAAAAAGCACTTCTTTTGTTAGATCCATTTGTAGACGATAACTTTCATCAACAGGTTGAAAAGGCTTGTGCATCTCATGTGAGCTGTGTATTTGAGCGATTTGCTGGTGAATGTTGTGACGAAGAAATTAATCGTTTAATAGCACAGTCTAAAGATAATATTCCTGATGTTGTGGTTGGAATGGGTGGTGGTAAAACAATAGACACAGCCAAATATTTAGCAGATAGCATTAATCGTCCTGTTGTTGTTGTACCTACATTGGCTTCTACCGATGCGCCTTGTAGTGGTTTAGCTGTGGTTTACACCACTACAGGTGAGTATAAGCGCGCTGTAACATTTAAAGAAAATCCACGATTAGTTTTAGTTGATAGCCAAATTGTTGCACAAGCACCTGCTCGTTTCCTTGTGTCGGGTATGGGGGATGCATTAGCAACTTGGTTTGAAGCAGAAGATTGTTATATTAGTAATTCACCTAATATGACTGGCCGTAAAGGTTCGTTTACAGCTTATAACTTAGCTAATTTTTGTTATGAAACCTTATTAGAATATGGGGTATTAGCAGTACAAGCAGTTAAAAGGCAAGTAGTGACACCTGCATTAGAAAGAGTAATAGAAGCCAATACCTTATTATCAGGACTTGGTTTTGAAAGTGGTGGATTATCAGGAGCTCACGCTATTCATAATGGATTTACAGCACTTGAACCTACCCATCATTACTGGCATGGTGAGAAGGTTGCTTTTGGTACGTTAAGTTTATTGATGTTAACAGATAGATCGCCTGACGTAATTGATGAAGCATATTCTTTTTGTGAAGCAGTAGGATTACCTACTACTTTAGCTGATATTGGCTTAACTAATGTAACTCAAGAAGAGTTGTTAAAAGTAGCGCAGTTAGCTTGTGCAGAAGGTGAGACCATCTTTAACATTGCCACTGAGATCAATCCACAAACTGTGCTAGCAGCAATTTGTGCAGCGGATGAAGAGGGTAAACGTCGTAAAGGTAAATAA